The sequence below is a genomic window from Chaetodon auriga isolate fChaAug3 chromosome 8, fChaAug3.hap1, whole genome shotgun sequence.
CAGGAAACACTTGCCGAGGATCTTGGTGCCTCGCAGACAAACTGAGGGGGAAATTAGGTGAAAGTCAGCGTGGCTCAGGCgttattgtgtatttttgggTCTCCATCATAGAAAAGCTGTTAAACCGGTGTTTGAAATATGATGCAGAATCTGCCTCTCCAACTTGACTTTCCTGTTTCACATGCGGCATGCTGAATgtgaaatacatatttttttttaaaaaaatctaattgtGCGTTATTTATGAAACAAGTTTTGCAGGAAAAATACCTGTCTGCAAAGCTTGCTGCTCCTTCAGCAAATTCAGCTCTTGAACGATGTCATTAATCTGTTGCTTCAGCTCCTCTATCGCAGCACTGTTTGCAGAGTCTGTTTAAAGCCCaagaaatgctgaatttgaTTTAAAGCATAATGTACTTCAGCACTGCTGTTCTGTAAAAGTTATTCATGGATCTAAACAAgtgaagtgttttcatttccagtgtCAAGTTAATATCGAGTCCTACCTTTCttgccatttcttttctttgaggAGGTCTGCTGGAATGTGCAGCGTGCCAGCAGGAGAAAGCAGAGCATCAAGCAAACCCCTCTAGTATCCATAATACTCAGGCAAACACTTCAAATCCACCGTAAAGAGACTGTTTTCGGTGTTGCACCACAACAAGCTCCTCACAGCTCTGAGCGCTGGCcagactgttttgttttatacACCCGGAGTGACTGAGGAAATCTTATCTCAGAGAGAACAAATGTTTTACAGATGTTGAACAGccgtttgtgttgtttttgaaatgCTGAGGGGAGATGGATGGTGAGCAGGATTGTGGAGAGTTTCACAGCGTTCAGACAAGCATGACTCTGGCTCCATATGTCTGTAGGTTAACAATAAATTACTGCAGGgccttatctgtgtgtgtgtgtgtgtgtgtgtgtgtgtgtgtgtgtgtgtgtgtatgtcacaTGTATCACATAAACAGAAGTGGAATACTTTGTTTCTTCATCAAGTATCTGCATCTGTCTGCGCCCCTTCAGCGcagcaaatatttgttttttaagagcCTTTTCACAGCTGCCTACTAATTGAACTGTGGCTTGTTCCTGTCAGAGGGCCTGATGTGCGTCTGCTGAGGGCTCCTACAGGCCAGAGGTTGGATGTTTTGGGGTTTCTCCCACAGCCCACATCTGGATCTCCTCAGTGAGCTGGATGGGCGCAGTTAACACGTGGCAGACTTACATAATGAAGAAACACTGTTGTGAAtttagtgtttgtttatctcttttcatctcttcactGGAGCGTTTCAGTGACCTCTGCCATGAGGTAGCTCACTGCCGCACAGTATTCATCTCTCCCTTTCCACCATTTGTCATCGGACCAAAATACATCTGAATTTAAACCTTTGGGCAAAGCTTTGTTGTTTCCAAGGAAATGTCTATGACTAAAAAGGGTTATGTCAATTCCTCCTACTGTTGTTATGTAATATAACAGAATATTTAGGATCCTTTCTTTTATAAATTGCATCCCACAAGGCACTGGAAATACCTCGTTTGTGGGAATTACCAATGACTTATCAAATTCTAATTTAAATGCATCAAATTCTTAATTGTGTACTGGAAGAAATATGGagggattattattattatctaatTATTATAGATGTTACTactttaatttgtatttttaaagcCAACTATCctattttactctttttatgACTTTATAATGTTTTGTCTTGGGTGTAATGATTgggcgtgtttgtgtgtgtcttactgtcattattgtgtgtttgcgtgtgtatTTTAAAATTAATATATGAGACACAGGGGATGTGATTTTATCAATatatttgaaattaaatatttacaaaataaattaacaaTGAAGCAGGTTCTGTAAGTAGTTCTAGTAGTTCTGTAAGTAGTTCAGCACTTTGACATTCATTGAAAATAAGTCATTTATAATGTACAAAAGTTCAGGCAAAGGCAGCTTGTTCATATACAAGAATACATAGAGAATAACAATGCCCATACAGGGCGGACGCTGCCCTGCGCACAGCGGGCACGCTCGAGTCTCTGGTTCAGAGCTCCAGTCAGCGCCACAAAAGTACAGACAGTGCACAGGTCACAAGTCAGTATTCAGTCAAATGCATAGTTAGTTAGTTCAGACTTCATCTGCTTGACATCTACACTTTATCTTCCATAGAATAATCATGAATATGTGTTTATTGCTCTGCTGAGGTGAAAGCAGTTAGCACACTTTGCTGCTACATGGAAGGCTGTGTTGAACTACATGAAGGTTTTGCACTTAGATTCTGTTTATGCACAAAGTAAgtaaatcatttatttgttattattatatactTTCATCTATCTGTGTCCTGTctcatgtgctgctgcagtacTCACTGATAACCTCCTGGGGGTCAAAAAAAATCCTATTTGATCTGTGCATTTGTTCAGTGGGTAGTTCAGCACTCCACATAAATACAAAGCCCTTTTGCattgcagctctgctctcacttACAACCAACAAGCAAAGCTCAGTTTCCACACGGCGCTGCTCCTATGCTGGTATGTCTATTTGGGTATATTTCTCAtataatttagcattttaagAATACTTTCACAGTGCAAGACaagtaaaaagacaaaaaaagaagttgaAACTCACAAAAGGTTTGCAAAATCACGACGctcaacacaaaataaatacaactaaatgaagaaaagaacacaaaaaaagacacatctTGATGTAAAAACATGCTGGAATAAATTAAGTGTGCTTCATGTCCAAAAaaatccctctcttctcctctcctcttcctcttgttgcCTTGGGAAAATATCTGAAGCCTCTGCAGAATGTTAGGCCCCCATCCTCTGGTCTACGTTGGGCAAAGCACTGTAAAAACAGCCAACATGAATATTAGTGTGTGACCAGGAGTGATGCTTCAGCATGAGGGGACCAGCACAAATCACTAAGTAGGAGATAAAGAAGAGggaaagcaaaaggaaaaacctAAATTTTAGCACATCAGTTAATGCTAAATATCTGAACGCAAACCCATTTCTGAAACGGGGTGGGTGAGGATAAATACTTGCAGTCTCAGCAGTGTTCTGTAACTAACCCCAAAGTAAATGTTACCTGCAGGGTAACTAGAGCTTTAATGTGTGTAGCAGTGAGTCATTGACAGTAAGAGGGATCAACCATGCTGCAGCCAGTCACTGTGTGGGAGAGGGGAGGCGTGAAAAGGAGAACATCGGGGTCAGATTGCACTACAGTTCGGTGGTAGAGAGGGGGCGCTCTCCCAACGTGAGCGGTGACACCACGACAGTGCACATCACATGTGAATGTGTCACAAACCTCTCCATCCATCGCTCACACCAGAGCTAAGGCAGCAATAAATCAGATCataagaagcagagaaagaaaaaatggcagaatgaaaacagaacatgtgtgaaaggaagcacataaaaaaagatggagggcaGTGAGGCACCGAAGGACCACAGTGGTCGTTTGATGAAAAATCAAGTGTACAGCATTTTACATTCAAGGCTATCGGGCTGATTTTCTCGTCTTCAGGTAGCTGTTGACTCCAGCTGACTCAAGATGATCTTCTAAGATTTTATAATGAACTGAAACTGACTGAGATGTAGATATACAGTTCAAACAACTACAAtatgtgatttttaaaaaaggccAAAAGTCAATGTTAAATATAGACGATTGTAACATGCAAAACTACTGTGGGTTCTTTaacttcacatcacatcagcacGGACATTGATCGTTTGATGATTTCCTGTCAGGATTCACAGTGCAGACACTCGACACATCACCGCATTGCCAACTTCTCCAGTTACAgggtatttaaaaaaaaaaaagaaaagctcacCTTTAAGAATATAGTCTGTTAAGAGACTGGGCACCTTGTCACTGTCGTCTCTCATAGCTTGCAGAACTGTAAGGCAGCAGATACAGAGGAGTGAATGAATCAGTCACAGCCAGCGTTGTGCAAATTACTGAAAAGGAGCAATTATTTACAGTTACTAGTTTCGTCTCTCAAAGGTAATTGAATTACTTCACTTATTACTGCGTATAAAAGCAATTGGTTACTACTTTTATATTTCTGCTTCATACAGCAGCTTTATTATTTTAGTGCTGCTGTGGCAGAGTTTGGGACAAGACAGCTCAGATTTCATCTATCACTGCGCAATTATCGCCATATAGGACATATTTATACTAcctgaccactagagggcagcaacATCTGGCATTCCTACCTCTAATCCTACCTTGACTCACATGATGCTGGTTGAAGAACACAACACATTTCTTCCCTTTATATCACAAACATTAGAATCACTGTGATGAAAAGCAAACTCACACTGCCTGAACTGTTCTGTGCCACCGTGAAGTCAGGTGACATTAGATCCAGGTAAGACAAAAGTAACAAGAAACGGGTCCATTTAAATTCCAGTTATTGTAATTGCcttatttaatttgaaaaaataattagTCACATTTTTAGTTACGACCCAAAGAAGTGGACTTGCAATGGATTACTCTGATAACTCTACTGATCACAGCCACTAACGCTGAAGTTAGAATAAAAACACTAACTCTTCGTCAGGATCTGGAGGTCCTCGAGCGAAGGAGGGTGTCCTTTTTTCTCATAAGGGATGACTGTGGTCAAGTACTGCAAaccaacacaaaacagagacagagatgggggATATAGGTGCTGTGGTGGATGTTCCTGTGGGATGACATTTCTAacaaactgtgtatttttagcacagaaaacagaaaatgaagctcagcagctgagagagaaatgcaaagcAACCTGTCTTTCACTGCACCCGCTCCCAAAAGTTTGTCGGAAGCTGTTCTGAATGACAGAGGAGAGTCCCTCCATGCTGAAGCgctgaggaggaaggaagtAAAGCAGAGGAACATAAGACGAGGGGAAGAAGAGACTGcaggaaaatacaaaaagaaaagtcagcGAGAAAGTGTAGAAAAAAGAAAGGTCTGAAGATATCCACTAACTTTCCAAGACATCAACACATAACCAGGCTAGTAACGTTTCCTTAAACAGATCTGAGAGAAACAAATACTCACTGATCCGAGCGTCTTCTCTGCGTGGCCCTGCGACGTCCCCGCTCCGCCTTTaagcctcttcttcttcttcagcagctCCCGGTGCTCCTTCTGCCGGTTTTGAACGTCGATGAGTGCCGAGATGAAGCTGTTCTTCACCTCTTTCTCAAAGTCCAGCTCGTCTCTGTGAGCCAGCTGCTGCACCAGCTCCTCTGAGAACCTCCTGATGTTCGCCTCCGTCTCCTCCAGACGTTCGTTCAGCTCCGCAACACTCAGGGTCCTCACCCCtggaacgcacacacacacacacacaaaacacaaaacacagctgtcTTTTGACAAGACCAAAGCCAACCACGCATAAGTCCATCTTTCAGTAACCTCCCAACcttgtctgtggctctcagtcCTCCCATTCATTCCTTCTAAAGACAGAAATCTTCAAACACTGGCCACAATTATTTACTCTTAAACTCACTCCTCTCAAAGCTGGGGCTGCTGGTGGCCCGCTGAACATCCAGGGAGAGCATCGACAGGTCCGACTGAGAGGGATTGTGCTCTGCCTCCATGTCAGGAGAGTCCTGCATCATCTCCTCGATCTCCTCAATGACCTGCACAGAGCACCGGCACACACATCAGAGAGGCAGCGCTCATAATAACACAGCAAACATCGGCTGTTGAATCTCTGTGGGAAACTCAGAGGGATTTCAGCCATGTTAAGATGCCGCTCTGCAATTTCTGGGGCTTCACACAGCGCGGCTGTCTGGGAGACACTACACTTTACTTAACTTacctgctctgctgtgaaaagcGGCTCCTCGGCGAGGCAGGAGACGATGATCGAGTGCATGTCCAGctgctccctcagctcctcGTCGTCGGACAGCTCAGCCGTGACATCAGTCTTCCtctggccagaaacacaacagggGGAGGGAATTTAATCAAGCACTAAACCCCTGCACAATGAATATTTGAGATTTGTGAGATGAACAGGGAAGAGAGAtttggagagggaggggagggggggctgGGGTTGAAAGGAAAGTGGGACAGAGATGTGGTGGGTGGGGCGGGATCACTCACGGGTTTCTCCCCCAGGTTAAATGTGGGGATGTGGAGGGAGCACGTTCGAGACTGCTTCCAGTCCACCGGCATCACGCGCCCATAGTTACTGGTCAATGCGTTCCAgatcctgcagaggaaagaaggaaattaaatcttaaatctaaCACAACCTTCAGACTTGAGAAGATTTAAGAGAGTCCTAATGATGTCGTAGTGTGATCTCAGCTTGGGTTTCTTTATCAGAAAGCAGATCTTATAAAGTTGAAAACACCATGGATGATGCCATCTGAAGGCATCACAAGagcctgaagctgcagcacgaTGCCACTGATGCAACACTGACCTCATGTTGAATGTGACAGTGTTTCAAGTTTcttccctctgacacacaccgTCCGTTAGCTTCACGCAATAAATGTCTTTAGAATGGCAATGTACTAATATAGTTTTAATAAACAATACCATCATATTTCCTACCTATTTATTGACACTTACAGACACATAGCAGCCTAAAAGTGGGTGATTTTTGGGTTTTTATAGTCGATTAATCTGTC
It includes:
- the fez2a gene encoding fasciculation and elongation protein zeta-2 isoform X2, whose amino-acid sequence is MAAPIAHLDEDWPILGDLSMVADQRLLPLKGRAAAAGEAAAAPQLLPDDDDDIPELNDSNFSPAETGAIRSTEDLVNDFDEKLSVCFRNFSARTDSVAPVSVIAEDSLLEKDEIWNALTSNYGRVMPVDWKQSRTCSLHIPTFNLGEKPRKTDVTAELSDDEELREQLDMHSIIVSCLAEEPLFTAEQVIEEIEEMMQDSPDMEAEHNPSQSDLSMLSLDVQRATSSPSFERRVRTLSVAELNERLEETEANIRRFSEELVQQLAHRDELDFEKEVKNSFISALIDVQNRQKEHRELLKKKKRLKGGAGTSQGHAEKTLGSRFSMEGLSSVIQNSFRQTFGSGCSERQYLTTVIPYEKKGHPPSLEDLQILTKILQAMRDDSDKVPSLLTDYILKVLCPT
- the fez2a gene encoding fasciculation and elongation protein zeta-2 isoform X3 — protein: MAAPIAHLDEDWPILGDLSMVADQRLLPLKGRAAAAGEAAAAPQLLPDDDDDIPELNDSNFSPAETGAIRSTEDLVNDFDEKLSVCFRNFSARTDSVAPVSVIAEDSLLEKDEIWNALTSNYGRVMPVDWKQSRTCSLHIPTFNLGEKPRKTDVTAELSDDEELREQLDMHSIIVSCLAEEPLFTAEQVIEEIEEMMQDSPDMEAEHNPSQSDLSMLSLDVQRATSSPSFERRVRTLSVAELNERLEETEANIRRFSEELVQQLAHRDELDFEKEVKNSFISALIDVQNRQKEHRELLKKKKRLKGGAGTSQGHAEKTLGSRFSMEGLSSVIQNSFRQTFGSGCSERQYLTTVIPYEKKGHPPSLEDLQILTKILQAMRDDSDKVPSLLTDYILKALV
- the fez2a gene encoding fasciculation and elongation protein zeta-2 isoform X1, producing the protein MAAPIAHLDEDWPILGDLSMVADQRLLPLKGRAAAAGEAAAAPQLLPDDDDDIPELNDSNFSPAETGAIRSTEDLVNDFDEKLSVCFRNFSARTDSVAPVSVIAEDSLLEKDEIWNALTSNYGRVMPVDWKQSRTCSLHIPTFNLGEKPRKTDVTAELSDDEELREQLDMHSIIVSCLAEEPLFTAEQVIEEIEEMMQDSPDMEAEHNPSQSDLSMLSLDVQRATSSPSFERRVRTLSVAELNERLEETEANIRRFSEELVQQLAHRDELDFEKEVKNSFISALIDVQNRQKEHRELLKKKKRLKGGAGTSQGHAEKTLGSRFSMEGLSSVIQNSFRQTFGSGCSERQYLTTVIPYEKKGHPPSLEDLQILTKILQAMRDDSDKVPSLLTDYILKGELFFFFFKYPVTGEVGNAVMCRVSAL